The Azospirillum brasilense genome window below encodes:
- a CDS encoding DUF2948 family protein — MTATPIRLRAQDAEDLKVVSACLQDAILPIGDMCFLPEESRFVLVANRFKWETADRRRPGPTADDDHLNPFERVNCGVRIEGVRAVKLRGLDVKDRAQILELLSVEAAEGALVLNFAGGACIRLESPSWTCFVEDLGEPWPTGCKPCHPLEDEQ; from the coding sequence ATGACCGCCACGCCGATCCGCCTGCGCGCCCAGGATGCCGAGGATCTGAAAGTCGTCTCCGCCTGCCTGCAGGACGCCATCCTGCCGATCGGCGACATGTGCTTCCTGCCCGAAGAGTCGCGCTTCGTGCTGGTGGCCAACCGCTTCAAGTGGGAGACGGCGGATCGGCGGCGCCCCGGTCCGACCGCTGACGACGACCACCTGAACCCCTTCGAGCGCGTCAATTGCGGCGTGCGGATCGAGGGGGTGAGGGCTGTGAAGCTGCGCGGCCTCGACGTGAAGGACCGCGCGCAGATCCTGGAACTGCTCTCCGTCGAGGCGGCGGAGGGCGCCTTGGTCCTGAATTTTGCCGGCGGCGCCTGCATCCGGCTGGAAAGCCCGTCCTGGACCTGCTTCGTGGAGGATCTGGGGGAACCCTGGCCGACCGGCTGCAAGCCCTGCCATCCATTGGAAGACGAACAATAA
- a CDS encoding SDR family oxidoreductase, with the protein MSSNPIADRHRPVVVVTGASAGVGRATALAFAREWGAAVGLIARSREALEGVAAEIERRGGTALVLPADVADAEAVEAAAGQAERVLGPIDVWVNNAMVTVFGRIRDLTPEEVRRVTEVTYLGSVHGTMAALRRMLPRDRGLILQVGSALAYRSIPLQAAYCGAKSAIRGFIDSLRSELIHDGSRLRVTMVHLPAVNTPQFDWARSHMPRRAKPVGAIFDPDDIGHAIVQASADPKREHWLGFTTAEAILGTQALPAYADYRAAFTAFEGQETEETEAPGRPDNLFEPVPGLHRTHGRFTGQEERLSLSTTGTAARGFAFLAGLAVAGGIGYAARAARRRVRA; encoded by the coding sequence ATGTCCAGCAACCCCATCGCCGACCGCCATCGGCCCGTCGTTGTCGTCACCGGAGCGTCCGCCGGGGTCGGGCGGGCGACGGCGCTTGCCTTTGCGCGGGAGTGGGGGGCGGCGGTCGGGTTGATCGCCCGCTCCCGCGAGGCGCTGGAGGGCGTGGCGGCGGAGATCGAGCGGCGCGGCGGCACGGCGCTGGTGCTGCCCGCCGACGTGGCCGACGCCGAGGCGGTGGAGGCCGCCGCCGGGCAGGCCGAGCGGGTGCTCGGGCCCATTGACGTCTGGGTCAACAACGCCATGGTGACGGTGTTCGGGCGCATCCGCGACCTGACACCCGAGGAAGTCCGGCGGGTGACCGAGGTGACCTATCTCGGCTCCGTCCACGGCACGATGGCGGCGCTGCGCCGCATGCTGCCGCGCGACCGCGGCCTCATCCTTCAGGTCGGGTCGGCGTTGGCCTACCGCTCCATCCCGCTCCAGGCCGCCTATTGCGGGGCCAAGAGCGCCATCCGCGGCTTCATCGACAGCCTGCGCTCGGAACTGATCCATGACGGCAGCCGCCTGCGGGTGACCATGGTCCATCTGCCCGCCGTCAACACGCCGCAGTTCGACTGGGCGCGCAGCCACATGCCACGCCGGGCCAAGCCGGTCGGGGCCATCTTCGACCCGGACGACATCGGCCACGCCATCGTGCAGGCCTCGGCGGACCCCAAGCGGGAGCACTGGCTGGGCTTCACCACCGCCGAGGCGATCCTTGGAACGCAGGCCCTTCCCGCCTACGCCGATTACCGGGCGGCCTTCACCGCCTTCGAAGGGCAGGAGACGGAGGAAACGGAAGCGCCCGGCCGGCCCGACAACCTGTTCGAGCCGGTTCCGGGCCTGCACCGCACGCACGGGCGCTTCACCGGCCAGGAGGAGCGCCTGTCGCTGAGCACCACGGGAACCGCGGCCCGCGGCTTCGCCTTCCTCGCCGGCCTCGCCGTGGCCGGGGGGATCGGCTACGCCGCGCGCGCGGCCCGGCGACGGGTCAGGGCGTGA
- a CDS encoding GNAT family N-acetyltransferase: protein MTQDSARDSMMDGLTLSLSGRLDPDEVKQIHGELRAFNERFTAPYDLRDVLATVRDADGALMAGLTGYTNWEWLYVDYLWVHDSRRGGGLGACLLAAAEAEAVKRGCRWSRLYTYDFQAPGFYRKQGYEVWAEMEGYPPGHTQIWLRKALRRDGE from the coding sequence GTGACACAGGACAGCGCCCGGGACAGCATGATGGATGGCCTGACCCTCTCCCTCTCCGGGCGGCTCGACCCGGACGAGGTGAAGCAGATCCACGGCGAACTGCGCGCCTTCAACGAGCGCTTCACCGCCCCCTACGACCTGCGGGACGTATTGGCGACCGTCCGCGACGCGGACGGGGCGCTGATGGCCGGGCTGACCGGCTACACGAACTGGGAGTGGCTGTATGTGGACTATCTGTGGGTCCATGACAGCCGGCGCGGCGGCGGGCTCGGCGCCTGCCTGCTGGCCGCCGCAGAGGCGGAGGCGGTGAAGCGCGGCTGCCGCTGGTCGCGCCTTTACACCTACGATTTCCAGGCGCCGGGCTTCTACCGCAAGCAGGGCTACGAGGTGTGGGCGGAGATGGAAGGCTATCCGCCGGGGCACACGCAGATCTGGCTCAGGAAGGCTCTACGGCGGGACGGGGAATAG
- a CDS encoding DUF3369 domain-containing protein produces MGQDMDEGLDDEPLFGPDDGFADDSAANARPADPWPVLVVDDDPQVHTMTEVLLRDFEFEGRPFEVVSALSAAAARSLLLTRPDIPVALLDVVMETDDAGLRLVRFIREDLSNHRMRIILRTGQPGQAPERDVVVAYDINDYKAKSELTAQRLFTTLVSGLRAWRDIVTIERHRQGLERILAASAPLFETRSMRTLVEELVDQLSKVVDNSGGAILACRMVDRGDGKTRATVVAGSSRFARFVGRPASDALEPDLTAQVIAAFETQQSSYGSARCILAFRTREHGATVFALERSEPYREDDHRLLELFCARVIIGFDNVCLYEDLVALNQSLERRVGERTAELAANQAALVAAKERVERALEAELVAREQQRQFVTMVSHEFRTPLAIIDSAAQMLTLRAERETPESLERLRVIRSSVQRLTGLIDTHLTDERLQGGTLKVQRAEVDLPALLRSVTEPFRTAYPGCDFRLDLDRLPPTVMADGHLLGMLFNNLLNNAFKYSDGDCRVTVSGWAEGCAAVVEVADQGRGIPQNELPLLFERHYRGAGSAGVPGTGIGLHTVRQIILLHGGSITAESTVGQGSVFRVRLPVKG; encoded by the coding sequence ATGGGCCAGGATATGGACGAAGGTCTGGACGACGAGCCGCTGTTCGGCCCCGACGACGGGTTTGCCGACGACTCCGCGGCCAACGCCCGGCCGGCGGACCCTTGGCCCGTGCTGGTGGTCGACGACGATCCCCAGGTCCACACCATGACCGAAGTGCTGCTGCGTGATTTCGAGTTCGAAGGCCGGCCGTTCGAGGTGGTCAGCGCCCTGTCCGCCGCGGCCGCCCGGTCGCTGCTTCTGACCCGCCCGGACATTCCGGTGGCGCTCCTCGATGTGGTCATGGAAACAGACGACGCCGGCCTGCGTCTGGTCCGCTTCATCCGCGAGGATCTGAGCAACCACCGCATGCGCATCATCCTGCGCACCGGCCAGCCGGGGCAGGCGCCGGAGCGGGACGTGGTCGTCGCTTACGACATCAACGACTACAAGGCCAAGAGCGAGCTCACCGCCCAGCGCCTGTTCACCACGCTGGTCAGCGGATTGCGGGCGTGGCGCGACATCGTGACCATCGAGCGGCACCGCCAGGGCCTGGAGCGCATCCTCGCCGCCTCAGCCCCGCTGTTTGAAACCCGCTCCATGCGCACGCTGGTGGAGGAGCTGGTGGACCAGCTCAGCAAGGTCGTGGACAACAGCGGCGGCGCTATCCTGGCCTGTCGCATGGTGGACCGCGGTGATGGCAAGACGCGGGCCACGGTGGTTGCAGGCTCCAGCCGCTTCGCGCGTTTCGTCGGACGACCCGCCTCCGACGCGTTGGAGCCCGATCTGACCGCCCAGGTGATCGCCGCCTTCGAGACACAGCAGAGCAGTTACGGCTCCGCCCGCTGCATCCTGGCCTTCCGCACGCGGGAGCATGGGGCGACGGTCTTCGCCCTGGAGCGGAGCGAGCCTTATCGCGAGGACGACCACCGGCTGCTGGAGCTTTTCTGCGCCCGCGTCATCATCGGCTTCGACAATGTGTGTCTTTATGAGGATCTGGTCGCGCTGAATCAGTCTCTGGAACGTCGCGTCGGCGAGCGGACGGCCGAACTGGCCGCCAACCAGGCCGCTCTGGTCGCTGCCAAGGAGCGGGTGGAGCGTGCGCTGGAGGCGGAGCTGGTCGCCCGCGAGCAGCAGCGCCAGTTCGTCACCATGGTCAGCCACGAATTCCGCACCCCGCTGGCCATCATCGACAGCGCGGCTCAGATGCTGACCCTGCGGGCGGAGCGGGAAACTCCGGAATCGCTGGAGCGGTTGCGCGTCATCCGCAGCAGCGTGCAGCGCCTGACCGGACTGATCGACACGCATCTGACCGACGAAAGGCTCCAGGGCGGAACGCTGAAGGTGCAGCGGGCGGAGGTCGATCTGCCGGCGCTGCTGCGTTCGGTGACCGAACCCTTCCGCACCGCCTATCCAGGGTGCGACTTCCGCCTCGATCTCGACCGTCTGCCGCCCACGGTAATGGCCGACGGGCACCTGCTGGGAATGCTCTTCAACAACCTGTTGAACAACGCCTTCAAATATTCGGATGGCGACTGCCGCGTGACGGTAAGCGGGTGGGCCGAGGGCTGCGCGGCGGTGGTGGAGGTGGCCGACCAGGGCCGCGGCATCCCGCAGAACGAGTTGCCCCTGCTGTTCGAGCGGCATTACCGGGGAGCCGGATCCGCGGGTGTGCCGGGAACGGGAATCGGTCTGCACACGGTGCGGCAGATCATCCTGCTGCACGGCGGATCGATCACCGCGGAAAGCACGGTCGGGCAGGGCAGCGTCTTCCGCGTCCGTCTTCCCGTAAAAGGCTGA
- a CDS encoding DMT family transporter codes for MAVDPARGRLWGYGCIVASALLFGVAGTAAKMMFVAAMPPLVMIAVRAMVSAAVLAMIMLALGRPIRVRRADLPFLGELAVWLTLVNLTFFYAIALTNVALALMLEYTAPMLIVAAGLLLGTHRMNRAVALILAGNAAGCFLLVGAYDPALWSGNALGAAVGMLCAVSFAAYNVRCAHGHRRGLDSWSMTFWPFFLSALFWLLATPAIDYAAVEVTWETVGFVLFIGVFGTVAPYWLYLEGLKTIEPFPATVIGMLDPVFAGVTAFLLLGETFELPQLAGMVVVCAVIVFLKRNESAVQAIPRPAVEPS; via the coding sequence ATGGCGGTTGATCCGGCGCGGGGGCGCCTGTGGGGCTATGGCTGCATCGTCGCCTCCGCCCTGCTGTTCGGTGTGGCCGGGACGGCGGCCAAGATGATGTTCGTCGCCGCTATGCCGCCGCTGGTGATGATCGCGGTGCGCGCCATGGTGTCCGCCGCCGTGCTGGCCATGATCATGCTGGCGCTCGGCCGGCCGATCCGGGTGCGGCGGGCGGACCTGCCGTTCCTGGGAGAGCTGGCGGTCTGGCTGACGCTGGTCAACCTGACCTTCTTCTACGCCATCGCCCTGACCAACGTGGCGCTGGCGCTGATGCTGGAATACACCGCGCCCATGCTGATCGTGGCCGCCGGGCTGCTGCTCGGCACCCACCGGATGAACCGGGCGGTCGCGCTGATCCTGGCGGGCAACGCCGCCGGCTGCTTCCTGCTGGTCGGCGCCTACGACCCGGCCCTGTGGTCGGGGAACGCGCTGGGGGCGGCGGTGGGGATGCTCTGCGCCGTGTCCTTCGCCGCCTACAACGTCCGCTGCGCCCACGGCCACCGGCGGGGGTTGGACAGCTGGTCGATGACCTTCTGGCCCTTCTTCCTGTCGGCGCTGTTCTGGCTGCTCGCCACTCCCGCCATTGATTACGCGGCGGTCGAGGTGACCTGGGAGACGGTGGGCTTCGTGTTGTTCATCGGCGTGTTCGGCACGGTGGCGCCTTATTGGCTCTATCTGGAAGGGCTGAAGACCATCGAGCCGTTCCCGGCGACGGTGATCGGCATGCTCGATCCCGTCTTCGCCGGAGTGACGGCCTTCCTTCTGCTGGGCGAAACCTTCGAATTGCCCCAGCTCGCCGGGATGGTGGTGGTTTGCGCGGTGATCGTCTTCCTGAAGCGCAACGAGTCCGCCGTGCAGGCTATTCCCCGTCCCGCCGTAGAGCCTTCCTGA
- the asnB gene encoding asparagine synthase (glutamine-hydrolyzing), with protein sequence MCGICGFLASPGPESGLEATARRMAGTIAHRGPDGDGVWADGEAGIAFGHRRLAIVELSPLGRQPMESADGRWVIAYNGEIYNFQDLRAELEAAGHQFRGHSDTEVLLEGCAAWGVERTVRRLVGIFAFALWDRRERTLFLVRDHLGVKPLYWARMGGALLFGSQPKALRAHPAFAAEIDRDALSAYLRFSYVPAPHSIYQGVHKLEPGSILTVRPGRDPERIVYWDAGDAARAGIADRLALSDAAATDALESLLKDAVGRQMMADVPLGAFLSGGIDSSTVVALMQAQSARPVRTFTIGFGEDGYDEAVHARAVAAHLGTEHTELRVEASHALEVIPKLADWYDEPFADSSQIPTLLVSEMTRRSVTVALSGDGGDELFAGYNRYITAPALWRRMAPLPAGLRRGAAGLIRAVRPAGWDALAGLIPEGRRPRQTGDKLHKLAGVLDAAGPDAIYRRLVSQWQDPDALVRGGREPHGLTWDDGLAAGIPDFVERMQHLDSVTYLPDDILAKVDRASMGVSLEARVPLLDHRVMEFAWRVPPAQKLRDGKGKWLLRQVLYRHVPPALVERPKAGFAIPLDGWLRGPLRDWAEDLLDEGRLRREGFFDPAPIRACWAEHLAGTRNNQHRLWNVLMFQDWNRRWGSAAAPAPLAASAA encoded by the coding sequence GTGTGTGGAATCTGCGGCTTTCTGGCCAGCCCGGGCCCTGAGTCCGGGCTTGAGGCCACAGCACGGCGCATGGCCGGCACCATCGCCCACCGCGGCCCCGACGGGGACGGCGTGTGGGCGGACGGGGAGGCCGGGATCGCGTTTGGCCACCGGCGGCTCGCCATCGTCGAGCTGTCACCGCTGGGCCGGCAGCCGATGGAGTCGGCGGACGGGCGCTGGGTGATCGCCTACAACGGCGAGATCTACAATTTCCAGGATTTGCGGGCGGAGCTCGAAGCCGCCGGCCACCAATTCCGCGGCCATTCGGACACCGAAGTGCTGCTGGAAGGCTGCGCCGCCTGGGGCGTCGAGCGCACCGTGCGCCGTCTGGTCGGCATCTTCGCTTTCGCCCTGTGGGACCGCCGCGAGCGCACGCTCTTTCTGGTGCGCGACCATCTGGGGGTGAAGCCGCTCTATTGGGCGCGGATGGGCGGGGCGCTGCTGTTCGGCTCCCAGCCCAAGGCGCTGCGCGCCCATCCAGCCTTCGCGGCGGAGATCGACCGCGACGCGCTGTCCGCCTACCTCCGTTTCAGCTACGTTCCGGCGCCGCACAGCATCTACCAGGGCGTCCACAAGCTGGAACCGGGCAGCATCCTGACCGTCCGTCCGGGGCGCGACCCCGAGCGCATCGTCTATTGGGACGCCGGCGACGCGGCGCGGGCCGGCATCGCCGACCGGCTGGCGCTGTCCGACGCCGCCGCGACGGATGCCCTGGAATCGCTGCTCAAGGACGCGGTCGGGCGGCAGATGATGGCCGACGTGCCGCTGGGCGCCTTTCTGTCCGGCGGGATCGACAGCTCCACCGTCGTCGCGCTGATGCAGGCGCAGAGCGCGCGGCCGGTGCGCACCTTCACCATCGGGTTCGGCGAGGACGGCTACGACGAGGCGGTGCACGCCCGTGCCGTCGCCGCCCATCTCGGCACCGAGCACACCGAGCTTCGGGTGGAGGCCAGCCACGCGCTGGAGGTCATCCCCAAGCTGGCCGACTGGTACGACGAACCCTTCGCCGACAGCTCGCAGATCCCGACGCTGCTGGTGTCGGAGATGACCCGGCGCTCCGTCACCGTGGCCCTGTCCGGCGACGGCGGGGACGAACTGTTCGCCGGCTACAACCGCTATATCACGGCGCCCGCCCTGTGGCGGCGCATGGCGCCGCTGCCCGCCGGGTTGCGGCGCGGCGCGGCCGGACTGATCCGCGCCGTCCGGCCCGCGGGCTGGGACGCGCTGGCCGGGCTGATCCCCGAAGGGCGCCGCCCGCGCCAGACCGGCGACAAGCTGCACAAGCTCGCCGGCGTGCTGGACGCTGCTGGACCGGACGCCATCTACCGCCGGCTGGTCAGCCAGTGGCAGGACCCCGACGCGCTGGTCCGCGGCGGGCGGGAGCCACATGGCCTGACTTGGGACGACGGGCTGGCGGCGGGCATCCCGGATTTCGTCGAGCGCATGCAGCATCTCGACAGCGTCACCTATCTGCCGGACGACATCCTGGCCAAGGTGGATCGCGCCAGCATGGGCGTGTCGCTGGAGGCGCGCGTGCCGCTGCTCGACCACCGGGTGATGGAGTTCGCCTGGCGCGTGCCGCCCGCGCAGAAGCTGCGCGACGGCAAGGGCAAGTGGCTGCTGCGTCAGGTGCTCTACCGCCATGTTCCGCCGGCCCTGGTGGAGCGGCCCAAGGCCGGTTTCGCCATTCCGCTGGACGGCTGGCTGCGCGGCCCGCTGCGCGACTGGGCGGAGGATTTGCTGGACGAGGGGCGGCTGCGCCGGGAGGGCTTCTTCGATCCCGCGCCGATCCGTGCCTGCTGGGCGGAGCATTTGGCGGGAACCCGCAACAACCAGCATCGTCTCTGGAACGTGCTGATGTTCCAGGACTGGAACCGCCGCTGGGGCAGCGCCGCCGCCCCGGCCCCGCTTGCCGCGAGCGCCGCATGA
- the sugE gene encoding quaternary ammonium compound efflux SMR transporter SugE, whose protein sequence is MSWVILFFAGLFEIGWAVGLKQTEGFTRPIPTALTVASMVISLALLGMALKSLPLGTAYAVWTGIGTVGTVILGIVLYGESADILRLGCIALIVAGILGLKLITP, encoded by the coding sequence ATGTCCTGGGTCATCCTGTTCTTCGCCGGCCTCTTCGAAATCGGCTGGGCCGTCGGCCTGAAGCAGACGGAGGGCTTCACCCGTCCCATTCCCACCGCCCTGACCGTCGCCTCGATGGTCATCAGCCTCGCCCTGCTTGGGATGGCGCTGAAGTCGCTGCCGCTCGGCACCGCCTATGCCGTGTGGACCGGCATCGGGACGGTCGGCACTGTCATCCTGGGCATCGTGCTCTATGGCGAATCCGCCGACATCCTGCGGCTCGGCTGCATCGCGCTGATCGTGGCGGGCATCCTTGGCCTGAAGCTGATCACGCCCTGA
- the murA gene encoding UDP-N-acetylglucosamine 1-carboxyvinyltransferase, translating into MDKIRIRGGKPLHGSITVGGAKNAALPLMTAALLTDGTLTLTNLPILADINTLCNLLLQHGVAIHMAGAGGDCAGRVVEFTARDITNTTAPYDLVRKMRASVLVLGPLLARCGEAKVSLPGGCAIGARPVDLHIKGLEAMGADIRIEGGYIVAKAPQGGLRGAEYVFPKVSVGATENLLMAATLARGTTVLVNAAREPEVSDLAECLVKMGAKITGIGTDRLTIVGVDRLNGARHMVVPDRIETGTYAMAAAMTGGTLDILNTRLDLIKAAVTALVPAGVEFTEIDNGIRVSRANGELVGVDVMTEPYPGFPTDLQAQMMALMCTARGAGMITETIFENRFMHAPELTRMGARITVHGSSALVRGVERLTGAPVMATDLRASVSLVLAGLAAEGETTVNRVYHLDRGYERLEDKLAACGADIERIRAEDD; encoded by the coding sequence ATGGACAAGATCCGCATCCGCGGCGGCAAGCCCCTTCACGGGTCGATCACGGTCGGCGGCGCCAAGAACGCGGCGCTGCCCCTGATGACCGCGGCGCTCCTCACCGACGGGACGCTGACGCTCACCAACCTGCCGATCCTCGCGGACATCAACACGCTGTGCAACCTGCTGCTCCAGCACGGCGTCGCGATCCACATGGCCGGGGCGGGCGGGGATTGCGCCGGCCGCGTGGTGGAGTTCACCGCCCGCGACATCACCAACACCACGGCCCCCTACGACCTCGTCCGCAAGATGCGGGCGAGCGTCCTGGTGCTCGGTCCGCTGCTCGCCCGCTGCGGCGAGGCCAAGGTGTCGCTGCCCGGCGGCTGCGCCATCGGCGCGCGCCCGGTGGACCTGCACATCAAGGGCCTGGAGGCCATGGGGGCGGATATCCGCATCGAGGGCGGCTACATCGTCGCCAAGGCGCCGCAGGGCGGCCTGCGCGGTGCCGAGTATGTCTTCCCCAAGGTGTCGGTGGGCGCCACCGAGAACCTGCTGATGGCCGCCACTCTGGCCCGCGGCACCACGGTGCTGGTCAACGCCGCCCGTGAGCCGGAGGTCAGCGACCTCGCCGAATGCCTCGTCAAGATGGGTGCGAAGATCACCGGCATCGGCACCGACCGGCTGACCATCGTCGGCGTGGACCGGCTGAACGGCGCCCGCCACATGGTGGTGCCGGACCGCATCGAGACCGGCACCTACGCCATGGCGGCGGCGATGACCGGCGGCACGCTGGACATCCTGAACACCCGCCTGGACCTGATCAAGGCGGCGGTGACGGCCCTGGTTCCCGCGGGCGTGGAATTCACCGAGATCGACAACGGAATCCGCGTGTCCCGCGCCAACGGCGAGCTGGTCGGGGTGGACGTGATGACCGAGCCCTATCCCGGCTTCCCCACCGACCTTCAGGCCCAGATGATGGCCCTGATGTGCACGGCGAGGGGTGCAGGCATGATCACCGAGACCATATTTGAGAATCGGTTCATGCACGCGCCCGAGCTGACCCGCATGGGAGCCCGCATCACGGTGCACGGTTCCTCCGCCCTCGTCCGGGGTGTGGAGCGTTTGACCGGCGCGCCCGTTATGGCGACGGATCTCCGCGCGTCGGTGTCGCTGGTCCTGGCCGGTCTTGCGGCGGAAGGGGAGACGACGGTCAACCGCGTCTACCACCTCGACCGCGGCTACGAGCGGCTGGAGGACAAGCTGGCGGCTTGCGGCGCGGACATCGAACGCATCCGGGCGGAGGACGACTGA
- a CDS encoding SiaB family protein kinase, which translates to MDSTMLAQQYAGIKRDLDEKGIIFSFSGYLSEGILYSLGEALREKMTLEDTDGPTVRRVFAVFVEQMQNIIRYSAEKVTGAREKPVELSAGMVTIGMEGGKVFIVCGNTVYNDDVPRLRERLEYLKGLDKDAIKTYYREQLRETPEEGARGANIGLIEIARRASEPIEYDFLEMDEGKSFFCLKARI; encoded by the coding sequence GTGGACTCCACCATGCTCGCTCAACAATATGCCGGGATCAAACGGGACCTTGACGAGAAAGGGATCATTTTCTCGTTCAGTGGCTATCTGTCCGAGGGGATACTCTATTCCCTGGGAGAAGCGCTGCGGGAAAAGATGACGTTGGAAGACACCGACGGTCCGACGGTCCGCCGGGTCTTCGCCGTCTTTGTCGAGCAGATGCAGAACATCATCCGTTACTCCGCCGAAAAGGTGACCGGCGCACGCGAGAAGCCGGTCGAACTGAGCGCCGGCATGGTCACCATCGGCATGGAAGGCGGGAAGGTCTTCATCGTCTGCGGCAACACCGTGTACAACGACGATGTGCCGCGCCTGCGCGAACGGCTGGAGTATCTGAAGGGCTTGGACAAGGACGCGATCAAGACCTATTACCGGGAGCAGCTGCGCGAAACCCCGGAAGAGGGGGCGAGGGGCGCCAACATCGGGCTGATCGAGATCGCGCGCCGCGCCAGCGAACCCATCGAGTACGACTTCCTCGAAATGGACGAAGGCAAGAGCTTCTTCTGCCTCAAGGCTCGGATCTGA
- a CDS encoding OsmC family protein — protein sequence MKARVKWVDGRMFVGESGSGHAVVMDGAPEAGGRNLGIRPMEMLLIGMGGCTGFDVVMILEKGRQAITDCVAEIEAERAETDPKVFTKIHVHFVVTGRGLDPAKVERAIALSAEKYCSASIMLGATAAITHDFEIVEAP from the coding sequence ATGAAGGCGCGGGTGAAGTGGGTTGATGGGCGGATGTTCGTCGGCGAGTCCGGCAGCGGCCACGCCGTGGTCATGGACGGCGCGCCGGAGGCAGGCGGGCGCAACCTGGGCATCCGTCCCATGGAGATGCTGCTGATCGGCATGGGCGGCTGCACCGGCTTCGACGTGGTGATGATCCTGGAGAAGGGCCGTCAGGCCATCACCGACTGCGTGGCCGAGATCGAGGCCGAGCGCGCCGAGACCGACCCCAAGGTCTTCACGAAGATCCATGTTCATTTCGTGGTCACCGGGCGCGGCCTGGACCCGGCCAAGGTTGAGCGCGCCATCGCCCTGTCGGCGGAGAAATACTGCTCCGCCTCGATCATGCTGGGCGCCACCGCCGCCATCACCCACGATTTTGAGATCGTCGAGGCGCCGTAA
- a CDS encoding DUF1987 domain-containing protein: MEPLKLPATGRTPEVDFDFAQGVLRLSGESYPDDVATFFGPIFAALRAFLAEAGGHPIRFDMELLYFNSSSAKALMNIFQMLETAASDGRSISVTWCYEENDDSMQELGEDFSEDLHHVAFTLKQIPADGAS, from the coding sequence ATGGAACCCTTGAAATTGCCGGCAACAGGCCGGACGCCCGAAGTCGATTTCGACTTCGCCCAAGGCGTGCTCCGTCTCAGCGGCGAGTCTTATCCCGACGACGTGGCGACCTTCTTCGGGCCGATCTTCGCAGCGCTCCGCGCCTTCCTGGCCGAGGCGGGCGGTCATCCCATCCGGTTCGACATGGAGCTGCTGTACTTCAACAGCTCCAGCGCGAAGGCCCTGATGAACATCTTCCAGATGCTGGAGACGGCGGCCAGCGACGGGCGCAGCATCTCCGTCACCTGGTGTTACGAGGAGAACGACGATTCCATGCAGGAATTGGGCGAGGATTTCTCCGAGGATCTGCATCATGTCGCCTTCACTCTGAAACAGATTCCCGCAGACGGGGCGTCATGA